The Pseudarthrobacter defluvii DNA window CGCCGGTGATGGTTTGGACATTTGCTGACTGTGCCGCCAAGACCTTGCTGCGAAGCAGGGGAGCCGCACGGTCGCTGATCTGGATGGACTTGCCGTCCGTATTAGTCAGCTGGAGGGCGGTGACATCCGTGATCTTCCCGTTTGCCACCGTGATCTGGACCTGCACGGGACCGAACCGGGTCTGGACGGTGTTGCCCTTGTAGGTGCCGGAGGCTGAGGAGTTCGAGGAGCCGGAGGAACCGGAGGAACCCGAAGAGCCTGACGAGCCGGAGGACCCCGTGGATCCGTACGACCCTGCTGCCCCCGTGGAACCCGACCCGGACGAACCCGACGAACCTGTGCCGGCCGCACCCGTGGTGCCTGTCGCCGTCGTACTTGACGCGACGGTGCTGATGCCGCCCGCCTGCGTGCCCGTCTGCCAGCCCGCCAGGAGGATCCCGGCCGAGGCCAGAGCTGCTGCGACTGTTCCGCGTATTTTCACCAGTCAAACCTTTCGTGATGGATCTGTTCCTCGGGGACGCCGGCTTTCGCGGCATCCGCAATGACATTGGCCGCCCACGCCGCCGGGCCGCAGACGTAGACGTCCGCATCCGCGATGTCCGGCAGGTAGGAGGTGAGGCTGTAGCCGTTCTGCACGGCGTCCTCGGGAAGCCACGTGGAGCCGAACCGGGACCTTCGGCCCGTGAGATGGAAGAGCCGGACGCTGCGGGCCCGGCACAGGTCAAGGATTTCGCTGCCCAGGTACAGCTCCTGGTCGGTGTGGCCCCGGAGCAGGACGGTCGCCCCGCCGGGAGCAAAAGGCGTGGTTTCCAGCAGCGCGCGCAGGGGAGTGATGCCGATACCGGCGCCGATCATCACCACCTTGTTCCTCGTCCGGGCCGCCGTGCTGAGCAGGCCGTAGGGGCCTTCGAGTGCCACCTTGGTTCCCTTACGCAGCCGCAGAAGCTGGGCGGAGCCGTCACCAAGGTTCCGCACCGTGACCCGCAGTGTCCCCTGGCCGGCCGGGCCATTGAAAACCGGCTCGGCGGACAGGCTGAAGGGATGAGGGTGCCACCACAGGCCCGGGGCGAGGAAGCGCCAGATAAAGAAGCGTCCACCTGTTCCCGCCAGCTGATCCAGCTTCCGGCCCCGCATGACGATGTTCACTACGCCGGGAGCGACGGCTTCCACGCGGGCCACCGTCAGCCGGTGCCGTGCGGTGGCCAGCACCGGCTCCAGGATCCGGAAGTACACCAGGGCTGTGCCGGTGTAGATGCAGATGGCGAGCCAGTACCAGCGCTGCCAGGTGCCCGCTGCGAAGAGGCCGCCCACGCTGAACTGGTGCGGGATCGAAGTGGCCACGGCAGCGTAGGTCAGCAGGTGGACCACGTACCAGAACTCGTACGGAAAGCGCCGGCGCAC harbors:
- a CDS encoding FMN-binding protein, with the translated sequence MKIRGTVAAALASAGILLAGWQTGTQAGGISTVASSTTATGTTGAAGTGSSGSSGSGSTGAAGSYGSTGSSGSSGSSGSSGSSGSSNSSASGTYKGNTVQTRFGPVQVQITVANGKITDVTALQLTNTDGKSIQISDRAAPLLRSKVLAAQSANVQTITGATITSDAYLTSLQAAIDAANL
- a CDS encoding ferredoxin reductase family protein, which produces MNTQLLPASPAASSSGRPELSPPKIPARGWFARQYRQRMLRTDLLTVIAWASVAAAIALWLADGGATNITSPAALFTAAGIVAGLAGMDLVLLMLLLAARIPFIDRTIGHDRALEFHGKLGKPSLYLLLAHGLLLVVGYGMAEGLDPVSESINLWVQVPDMWLAFVSMALFIAVVVTSLVAVRRRFPYEFWYVVHLLTYAAVATSIPHQFSVGGLFAAGTWQRWYWLAICIYTGTALVYFRILEPVLATARHRLTVARVEAVAPGVVNIVMRGRKLDQLAGTGGRFFIWRFLAPGLWWHPHPFSLSAEPVFNGPAGQGTLRVTVRNLGDGSAQLLRLRKGTKVALEGPYGLLSTAARTRNKVVMIGAGIGITPLRALLETTPFAPGGATVLLRGHTDQELYLGSEILDLCRARSVRLFHLTGRRSRFGSTWLPEDAVQNGYSLTSYLPDIADADVYVCGPAAWAANVIADAAKAGVPEEQIHHERFDW